The Desulfovibrio sp. genome window below encodes:
- a CDS encoding pyruvate, water dikinase has protein sequence MFTRLKTFFSNLVGGGEDLRHGLSDEEILAEFKKRYHNFRLLLTANKKTLAIMSEMEQAMRGQFIFGMSFVRSQATAASVNVFRIVKHLSEIAPSKYDVLFDRLKDIQSQIGAVLDRQPQTVATELVLPLEEVGREKADQVGSKMANLGDIMTRLNLPVPAGFAVTSLAYARFMEDTGLLEEVNRMIQAVGADDHATLLPLCSQIQQMIVNAELPQSVADALTEAYKKLESKTMPGVRVSLRSSALGEDALGQSFAGQFRSVLNVSAEELLITYKEIVASKYSPQAVTYRLAKGIPDEDVAMCVGCMAMIHARAGGVIYSRNPMSIRDDEVFIHSSWGLAKTVVDGAVASDLFVIKRGSPPKLVDSHISVKDRIYKCDDVAGVCRQEEAGPLAGQPSLTEEEALRLGEIAIALDKTYAEPLDIEWAMDEDRQIFLLQCRPLKQMETGRAKRPEGQFGKPLLSGGVTGSPGVAAGKIHLVRRDMDMLTFPDGGVLLCAEALPRWATLLSKASAVIAERGSSAGHLSNVAREFGVPALMGVEGAVAALSGKSEVTVDADGLAVYSGKVEGLLALAPPKEEHHNLLSPMHAILRDVLDLVAPLNLLDPGSPEFIPENCKTLHDITRFSHEKSVVEMFRFGQDFQFSKRASKQLKYRVPMKWFFVNLDDGFTHEVKGKYVTMEDIACDPVHALWEGFVAVPWEGPPPVDAAGLLHIVAHSTVNRNIAHVDQEYAQGNYFMISRHYMCLSSRFGYHFCTVEALVDERENENYVSFQLKGGAAEQDRRARRARFVSEVLESYNFRVERQVDEMRAVYAKGPMDVMLDRLRVIGYLLMHTRQLDMVMTNEALVAHYRQRFDNEIGEILREAGEKHMAEVMREMA, from the coding sequence GTGTTCACACGCCTGAAAACATTCTTCTCGAACCTGGTCGGCGGTGGCGAAGACTTGCGCCATGGTCTTTCCGACGAGGAGATTCTGGCCGAGTTCAAGAAACGCTACCACAATTTCCGGCTGCTTTTAACGGCCAACAAGAAAACCTTGGCCATCATGAGCGAGATGGAGCAGGCCATGCGCGGCCAGTTCATCTTCGGCATGTCCTTCGTGCGTTCCCAGGCCACGGCCGCTTCGGTCAACGTCTTCCGCATCGTCAAACACCTCTCGGAGATCGCACCGTCAAAATACGACGTGCTTTTTGACCGCCTAAAGGACATCCAGTCCCAGATCGGGGCCGTGCTGGACCGCCAGCCCCAGACCGTTGCCACTGAACTGGTGCTGCCTCTGGAAGAGGTGGGAAGGGAAAAAGCCGACCAGGTGGGCTCCAAGATGGCCAACCTGGGCGATATCATGACCCGGCTGAACCTCCCGGTTCCCGCCGGATTCGCCGTAACCTCGCTGGCCTACGCCCGTTTCATGGAGGACACGGGCCTCCTGGAAGAGGTCAACCGCATGATACAGGCAGTGGGCGCGGACGACCATGCCACGCTCTTGCCGCTGTGCTCGCAGATACAGCAGATGATCGTGAATGCCGAGCTTCCCCAGAGCGTGGCCGACGCGCTCACCGAAGCATATAAAAAGCTTGAATCTAAGACCATGCCCGGGGTGCGGGTTTCCCTGCGCTCAAGCGCCCTTGGAGAGGACGCCCTGGGGCAGTCCTTTGCCGGCCAGTTTCGCAGCGTCTTGAATGTAAGCGCCGAGGAACTTCTCATCACCTACAAGGAAATCGTGGCCAGCAAGTACAGCCCCCAGGCCGTGACCTACCGCCTGGCCAAGGGCATTCCCGACGAAGACGTGGCCATGTGCGTTGGCTGCATGGCCATGATCCACGCCAGGGCCGGCGGGGTCATCTACTCGCGCAACCCCATGTCCATCCGTGACGACGAGGTCTTCATCCACTCGTCCTGGGGCCTGGCCAAGACCGTGGTGGACGGGGCCGTGGCCTCGGACCTGTTCGTGATAAAAAGAGGCTCCCCCCCGAAGCTGGTGGACAGCCACATCTCCGTCAAGGACCGCATCTACAAGTGCGACGACGTTGCGGGCGTATGCCGCCAGGAGGAAGCCGGCCCTCTGGCCGGGCAACCAAGCCTCACCGAGGAGGAAGCCCTGCGCCTGGGCGAGATCGCCATCGCCCTGGACAAGACCTACGCGGAGCCCTTGGACATCGAATGGGCCATGGACGAGGACCGGCAAATCTTTCTTCTTCAGTGCCGGCCCTTGAAACAAATGGAGACCGGGCGGGCCAAGCGGCCTGAAGGCCAATTCGGCAAACCGCTGCTCTCCGGCGGAGTTACCGGAAGTCCGGGAGTGGCCGCAGGAAAAATTCACCTGGTCCGGCGCGACATGGACATGCTCACCTTTCCCGATGGCGGGGTTCTTCTCTGCGCCGAGGCCTTGCCGCGCTGGGCCACGCTTCTGAGCAAAGCCTCGGCCGTCATCGCCGAACGAGGCAGTTCCGCAGGGCACCTCTCCAACGTGGCCCGCGAATTCGGCGTGCCCGCGCTCATGGGTGTGGAAGGTGCTGTGGCCGCGCTCTCCGGAAAATCCGAGGTCACCGTGGACGCGGACGGCCTGGCTGTCTACTCCGGGAAGGTCGAAGGTCTTCTGGCCCTGGCACCGCCCAAAGAGGAACACCACAACCTCCTCTCGCCCATGCACGCCATTCTGCGGGACGTTCTGGACCTTGTGGCCCCCCTCAACCTTCTGGACCCAGGCTCGCCGGAGTTCATTCCGGAGAACTGCAAGACTCTCCACGACATCACCCGCTTCTCCCACGAAAAATCCGTGGTGGAGATGTTCCGTTTCGGCCAGGATTTCCAGTTCTCCAAACGGGCCTCAAAGCAGCTCAAGTACCGTGTTCCCATGAAATGGTTCTTCGTGAACTTAGACGACGGTTTCACCCATGAGGTGAAGGGCAAATACGTCACCATGGAGGATATCGCCTGCGACCCGGTCCACGCCCTGTGGGAGGGGTTCGTGGCCGTACCCTGGGAGGGCCCTCCTCCGGTGGACGCGGCTGGCCTTCTACACATCGTGGCCCACTCCACTGTGAACCGGAATATCGCCCATGTGGACCAGGAATACGCGCAGGGTAATTATTTCATGATCTCCAGGCATTACATGTGCCTGAGTTCGCGCTTTGGCTACCACTTCTGCACCGTGGAAGCCCTGGTGGATGAACGGGAGAATGAAAACTACGTGAGCTTCCAGTTAAAGGGCGGAGCCGCTGAGCAGGACCGGCGCGCACGAAGAGCCCGGTTCGTGTCCGAGGTGCTCGAAAGCTACAATTTCCGGGTGGAGAGACAAGTCGACGAAATGCGGGCCGTGTACGCCAAGGGCCCCATGGACGTGATGCTCGATAGGCTCCGGGTGATCGGCTATCTCTTGATGCACACCAGGCAGCTGGACATGGTCATGACCAACGAGGCCCTGGTGGCGCACTACCGGCAGCGTTTCGACAATGAGATCGGGGAGATCCTGCGTGAGGCCGGGGAAAAGCACATGGCCGAGGTGATGAGGGAGATGGCCTAA